In a genomic window of Anoxybacter fermentans:
- the spoVT gene encoding stage V sporulation protein T: protein MKATGIVRRIDELGRVVIPKEIRRTMKIREGEPLEIFVDRNGEVILKKYSPIGELSEFAQEYADSLAEVTNYVACVLDKDAVVAVAGAPRKEYLEKPLSAAARKVMETGETTIINEPGAHAFCEGCKAETEDCKFSSTVLAPITLSDGQVVGLVVLSSKDPDTKMGELEVKLANTAAGFLAKQMES from the coding sequence ATGAAAGCGACTGGTATTGTAAGAAGAATTGATGAACTTGGAAGAGTTGTTATTCCAAAAGAGATTCGGCGTACAATGAAAATTCGCGAAGGAGAGCCGTTAGAGATTTTTGTTGATCGTAATGGAGAAGTAATTTTGAAGAAATATTCTCCAATTGGAGAATTATCAGAATTTGCGCAGGAATATGCTGATTCATTAGCAGAAGTAACAAATTATGTAGCCTGTGTTCTTGATAAAGATGCTGTTGTGGCAGTTGCTGGTGCTCCCCGCAAAGAATATTTAGAAAAGCCTTTGAGTGCTGCTGCTAGAAAAGTTATGGAAACTGGTGAGACTACGATTATCAATGAGCCAGGTGCCCATGCTTTTTGTGAAGGATGTAAAGCTGAAACTGAAGATTGCAAATTTAGTTCGACAGTGTTGGCCCCAATTACTCTTTCCGACGGACAGGTAGTAGGTCTAGTAGTACTTAGTTCAAAAGATCCGGATACAAAAATGGGAGAATTAGAAGTAAAGTTGGCAAATACAGCTGCCGGTTTTTTAGCAAAACAGATGGAAAGCTAA
- a CDS encoding putative polysaccharide biosynthesis protein has protein sequence MMVGNEKVNFLKGAAILSAAGIFSRFLGLIYRIVVTRLIGAEGVGLYQMAYPIYSILLVVSVSGIPVALAKLISERMALGQKREALRTFRVALGLSFIFGSLLSILLFIGARPLVTFIDLDPRSYYSIIAIAPAILIVSVMAAYRGFFQGLQNMVPTAVSQVLEQIVRMMTMIGLVYFLLPYGIELSAAGAAFAAVTGAIAGLLILLVIYFRYVKSAGLEFEQGEKDGEKLARVVKQISNYAIPISLGALVLPLMNLVDLVFVPHRLQVIGFTVEEATFQYGGLTLALTLVHFPGIITTSLRTSLVPSISSAFTLNDIDTIKRQATRALRFAVLIGLPSSAGLYILAEPLCWLIFDEPFAAVPLHFVAWGVFFIALQQISAGILQGVGKVKVPARNLLIGAGVNAVINYTLTGIPQFGIRGAALGTVMGFATAAFLNLISLRRTVKFCFQLKDMLLKPIFAAGVMAGTVFFSNYGLYYFLQIFLSREVSKTIATIVSVGIGVVIFLITLLITGGLREQDLRALPGFKRLISPLQRLKLLRS, from the coding sequence ATGATGGTTGGGAATGAAAAAGTTAATTTTCTTAAGGGAGCTGCTATTCTTTCAGCAGCAGGTATTTTTTCCAGATTTCTAGGATTAATATATCGAATTGTAGTTACCCGTTTGATTGGAGCAGAAGGGGTAGGGTTATATCAGATGGCCTATCCTATTTATTCCATTTTATTGGTGGTTTCCGTTTCAGGTATTCCTGTTGCTTTGGCCAAGCTGATCTCTGAAAGAATGGCTCTGGGCCAGAAAAGGGAGGCATTAAGAACTTTTCGGGTGGCACTGGGTTTAAGTTTTATCTTTGGCAGTTTACTTTCAATTTTGCTCTTTATTGGTGCAAGACCTCTTGTTACTTTTATAGATCTAGACCCGAGAAGTTATTATTCAATTATTGCTATAGCCCCAGCTATCCTCATTGTTTCAGTAATGGCAGCTTATCGCGGTTTTTTTCAAGGTTTACAGAATATGGTGCCTACTGCCGTTTCTCAGGTCTTAGAACAGATTGTTAGAATGATGACCATGATTGGACTAGTTTATTTTCTTTTACCATATGGTATTGAATTGTCTGCAGCGGGGGCTGCCTTTGCTGCTGTGACAGGTGCTATTGCTGGGCTATTAATTCTTTTAGTTATCTACTTCCGCTATGTAAAATCTGCCGGTCTGGAATTTGAGCAAGGAGAAAAGGATGGAGAAAAGCTGGCCCGGGTAGTCAAACAGATTAGTAATTATGCGATTCCTATCAGTCTGGGAGCATTAGTTTTACCATTAATGAATCTGGTAGATTTGGTTTTTGTGCCCCATAGACTGCAGGTTATCGGTTTTACTGTTGAAGAGGCTACATTTCAATATGGGGGATTGACTCTGGCATTGACCCTGGTACATTTTCCCGGAATTATAACAACATCTTTGCGAACCAGCCTGGTTCCATCAATTTCATCAGCGTTCACTTTAAATGATATTGATACGATCAAAAGGCAAGCAACCAGGGCTTTACGGTTTGCTGTATTAATTGGTTTACCTTCTTCAGCAGGACTCTATATTCTGGCTGAGCCTCTCTGTTGGTTGATTTTTGATGAGCCTTTTGCAGCTGTTCCTCTTCACTTTGTAGCATGGGGGGTATTTTTTATTGCATTACAGCAGATTTCTGCTGGAATTCTTCAGGGTGTAGGAAAGGTTAAAGTTCCTGCGAGAAATTTGTTGATTGGCGCCGGAGTTAATGCTGTAATTAACTATACTTTAACAGGTATCCCTCAATTCGGTATCCGGGGAGCTGCTCTCGGTACTGTTATGGGGTTTGCTACAGCTGCTTTTTTAAATTTGATATCATTAAGGAGAACTGTTAAGTTCTGTTTCCAACTGAAAGATATGTTACTTAAGCCTATCTTTGCGGCTGGAGTTATGGCAGGTACAGTTTTTTTTAGCAATTATGGATTATATTATTTTTTACAAATTTTCTTATCCAGGGAAGTTAGTAAAACGATTGCAACTATAGTTTCTGTGGGAATAGGAGTTGTAATATTTTTAATTACCCTTTTGATTACAGGTGGGTTAAGAGAACAGGATTTACGTGCATTACCTGGATTTAAGCGATTAATTAGTCCGCTACAACGGTTAAAATTACTCAGGAGTTAA
- the mazG gene encoding nucleoside triphosphate pyrophosphohydrolase — translation MEKKLTDDFWLELSEKEKNQLYQFYRLLKIMARLREPDGCPWDRKQTHASLKPYLLEETYEVLEQLEKENLEGLKEELGDLLLQVVFHAQIADEEGNFSIKEVISGISDKLIRRHPHIFGSIKVENADQVLVNWNRIKAQEKKEAGVDDQQTSLLDQVNPHQPALMEAQELQAKAAEVGFDWDNIQGALFKVREELEEVNNALKRDDKTAVQEEIGDLLFAVVNVARLAGCHSELVLRQANHKFRRRFQALEKKVAEKGKKIEDLSLEILDRFWDEVKIQERK, via the coding sequence ATGGAAAAGAAATTAACAGATGATTTCTGGTTAGAACTATCTGAAAAGGAGAAGAATCAGTTATATCAATTTTATAGATTACTTAAAATTATGGCTCGTTTAAGGGAACCAGATGGTTGTCCCTGGGATCGAAAGCAGACTCATGCTAGTTTAAAACCCTATCTTTTAGAAGAAACTTATGAGGTTTTGGAACAGTTAGAAAAGGAGAATCTTGAAGGATTAAAAGAAGAGTTGGGAGATTTGCTTTTGCAGGTTGTTTTCCATGCTCAAATTGCTGACGAGGAAGGGAATTTCAGTATAAAAGAGGTTATCAGTGGAATTAGCGATAAACTCATTCGCCGTCATCCCCATATTTTTGGTAGTATTAAGGTAGAAAATGCGGATCAGGTGCTAGTTAATTGGAACAGGATTAAAGCTCAGGAGAAAAAAGAAGCTGGTGTGGATGATCAACAGACTTCTCTTTTGGATCAGGTTAATCCCCATCAACCTGCTCTAATGGAAGCTCAGGAATTGCAGGCGAAAGCAGCAGAAGTGGGATTTGACTGGGATAATATTCAGGGGGCGCTTTTTAAAGTTAGAGAAGAACTTGAGGAAGTTAATAATGCTCTTAAAAGAGATGATAAAACTGCTGTCCAGGAAGAGATTGGAGATCTTCTTTTTGCAGTTGTCAATGTAGCTCGATTAGCTGGATGCCACAGCGAATTAGTTTTACGTCAAGCTAATCATAAATTTAGACGCCGTTTTCAAGCTTTAGAAAAGAAAGTAGCAGAGAAAGGTAAAAAAATAGAGGATTTGTCTCTGGAAATTCTGGATAGATTTTGGGACGAAGTAAAAATTCAAGAACGTAAATAA
- a CDS encoding S8 family serine peptidase has protein sequence MRRKFVSVLLTIALLLFVVLPTPLFADMTKNLNNSGEIATWDSYMPEIHLKGYKIKPNQKISLPYNLKKSYSVGEEGPYIIVFSGPIEEPMKAWVAKEGAKLVEYIPDFSFLALMTPEVAARVEALPFVVDVMIYHPAFKIHPSLKDEQGNIKGYGDVTVNILTFGKDISVLDNEIKNAHATKLYGKNGKAVVKLNRGQLIKFAHLNAVKYIEEVPEYQLLNDVAKGYIDVDDLWNLGYDGSGQVVGVADTGLDTGVNDSSMHLDFQGRIDAIFALGRSTADDPHGHGTHVAGSVLGNGARSNGQIKGMAPGAHLVFQSVMDSNGGLGGLPADLNDLFAQAWNAGARIHTNSWGAAVYGDYTTNSREVDEYVWNNDMIILFAAGNEGDGSDGSTVYQSISAPGTAKNCITVGASENYRPSKGSYADNPNEIARFSSRGWTEDGRVKPDVVAPGTWILSTKSSVAPDSNFWGLYDQYYAYMGGTSMATPITAGAVAVARQYMQTEWGHTPSPAMMKAAIINGVTDLGYGVPSKDQGWGRVSLVDSLISKEYKFEDETYSLSTGQSKTFSYYVESIYTPLRITLVWTDYPGSTSASKALVNDLDLVVTSPSGIVYYGNDFTSPYNSEFDRVNNVENVWIDNPEVGIYTIEIRGYNVPQGPQPFALFASGDFGTDSSDTISPTVNITAPSNGATVSGTVAYSADASDNVGVTQVKFFIDGVLVGTDTTAPYSISWDTTNYSNGDHNLVAKAYDAAGNVGTSSTVTVTVNNTNSTTIINERFTGYVSSSGDADEYFYIDVTAPGTIGLTLSWNSSDDLDMYLYDPSGNQVARAYTLNNPEVISYDATITGRYMIRVNAYSGSEEYLLEVSHPIDANITAHYEDSDFVDNTGTRSINYYITVGNSGTINVELTWNTSADLDIFLYDPSGNEVARAYSLRNPESISYPVSTTGTYIVKVDAYSGSATYTVKINYPK, from the coding sequence ATGAGAAGAAAGTTTGTTTCGGTGTTATTAACGATAGCTTTACTATTATTTGTAGTTCTTCCTACACCTTTGTTTGCTGATATGACGAAAAACTTAAATAATAGTGGTGAAATTGCTACCTGGGATAGTTATATGCCAGAAATTCATCTAAAAGGGTATAAAATTAAGCCAAATCAAAAAATTAGTTTGCCATATAATTTGAAGAAAAGTTATAGTGTTGGTGAAGAAGGACCATATATTATTGTTTTTAGTGGGCCAATAGAAGAGCCAATGAAGGCGTGGGTAGCAAAAGAAGGTGCAAAGCTGGTTGAGTATATACCGGATTTTTCTTTCCTGGCTCTGATGACACCTGAAGTAGCTGCCCGGGTGGAAGCTCTTCCATTTGTCGTTGATGTAATGATTTATCATCCAGCTTTCAAAATTCATCCATCCCTTAAAGATGAGCAGGGTAATATTAAAGGTTATGGTGATGTAACTGTCAACATTCTCACTTTTGGTAAGGATATTTCTGTTCTTGATAATGAGATTAAAAATGCTCATGCTACCAAGTTATATGGTAAAAATGGTAAAGCAGTTGTGAAATTAAATCGCGGCCAATTAATTAAATTTGCTCATTTAAATGCCGTCAAATACATTGAAGAAGTACCTGAATATCAGCTGCTAAATGATGTAGCTAAAGGTTATATTGATGTTGATGATCTCTGGAATCTGGGGTATGATGGGTCAGGTCAGGTTGTCGGGGTGGCTGATACAGGTCTTGATACTGGTGTAAATGACAGTTCAATGCACCTTGATTTCCAGGGACGGATTGATGCCATTTTTGCTCTGGGTCGTAGTACTGCAGACGATCCACATGGTCATGGTACACATGTAGCCGGTTCTGTTTTAGGTAATGGTGCAAGGTCTAATGGTCAAATTAAAGGTATGGCTCCAGGAGCTCATCTTGTATTCCAATCCGTAATGGATAGTAATGGTGGGTTGGGTGGTTTACCAGCTGATTTAAATGATCTATTTGCTCAAGCCTGGAATGCTGGTGCACGGATTCATACAAATTCCTGGGGGGCAGCAGTATACGGTGATTATACAACCAACTCCCGGGAAGTTGATGAATATGTCTGGAACAATGATATGATTATTCTTTTCGCCGCTGGTAATGAAGGTGATGGTTCTGATGGTTCGACTGTTTATCAGAGTATTAGTGCTCCTGGTACAGCTAAAAACTGTATTACTGTAGGTGCCTCTGAAAACTATAGACCTTCTAAAGGTTCTTATGCTGATAATCCAAATGAAATTGCTAGATTTTCCAGCCGTGGTTGGACTGAAGATGGTCGGGTTAAACCTGATGTTGTAGCACCGGGTACCTGGATTCTCTCTACTAAATCTTCTGTAGCACCTGATAGCAATTTCTGGGGTTTATACGATCAATATTATGCATATATGGGTGGTACTTCTATGGCAACTCCGATAACAGCAGGTGCAGTAGCTGTGGCGCGTCAGTATATGCAAACTGAGTGGGGTCATACACCAAGTCCGGCTATGATGAAAGCTGCTATCATTAATGGAGTAACTGATCTGGGTTATGGTGTTCCTAGCAAAGATCAAGGTTGGGGACGTGTAAGTCTGGTAGATTCTTTAATTTCCAAAGAATATAAGTTTGAAGATGAAACTTATAGTTTAAGCACAGGTCAGAGCAAGACTTTCAGTTATTATGTAGAATCTATTTATACACCGCTCCGCATTACTCTGGTCTGGACTGACTATCCTGGTTCTACAAGCGCTTCTAAGGCCCTGGTAAATGACCTGGATCTGGTAGTAACTTCACCATCAGGTATTGTATATTATGGTAATGACTTTACTAGCCCATATAATTCAGAATTTGACCGGGTAAACAACGTGGAAAATGTATGGATTGACAATCCAGAAGTTGGTATTTATACAATTGAAATTAGAGGATACAATGTACCTCAAGGTCCTCAACCATTTGCTCTCTTTGCTTCTGGTGATTTCGGTACTGATAGCAGTGATACCATTTCTCCAACAGTAAATATTACGGCTCCATCTAATGGCGCAACTGTAAGTGGTACTGTTGCTTATAGTGCTGATGCTAGTGATAATGTAGGTGTAACACAGGTTAAATTCTTTATTGATGGCGTTTTGGTTGGTACAGATACCACTGCACCTTACAGTATAAGCTGGGATACTACTAATTATAGTAATGGTGACCATAATCTTGTAGCAAAGGCTTATGATGCTGCAGGTAATGTTGGTACTTCTTCCACAGTTACAGTAACTGTTAACAATACTAACAGTACTACTATTATAAATGAGCGTTTTACAGGATACGTAAGTTCAAGTGGTGATGCAGATGAATATTTCTACATTGATGTAACCGCTCCAGGTACTATTGGTCTGACTTTGAGTTGGAATAGCAGTGATGATTTGGATATGTACCTTTATGATCCATCTGGTAATCAGGTAGCGAGAGCTTATACTTTAAATAATCCAGAGGTCATTTCTTACGATGCTACTATAACTGGACGTTATATGATCAGGGTGAATGCTTATTCTGGTAGTGAAGAATATCTCCTTGAAGTTTCTCATCCTATTGATGCAAATATAACAGCCCATTATGAAGATAGTGATTTTGTAGATAATACTGGTACTCGTTCTATAAACTATTATATTACAGTTGGCAATTCAGGTACTATAAATGTTGAATTGACCTGGAATACTTCTGCTGACTTAGATATCTTTCTTTATGATCCAAGTGGGAATGAAGTAGCCAGAGCATATAGTCTGCGGAATCCTGAATCTATTTCCTATCCTGTAAGTACTACTGGTACTTATATAGTTAAAGTTGATGCTTACTCGGGTAGTGCAACCTATACTGTTAAGATTAACTATCCTAAGTAA
- a CDS encoding D-alanyl-D-alanine carboxypeptidase family protein: MKRKLSLFISTVLLTIILGTGFVNAVEFDIPAKSAILIDAKTGQVLYEKEAHKKLPPASITKIMTLLLAMEAIERGEASLNDMVSISKRAESMGGSQIYLSTRDRLPLKTLLKAITVASANDACVAVAEYLGGTEENFVRMMNKRARELGMVNTHFVNSTGLPAENHYTTAYDISLMARELIKYKEIRKWARIWHETIQLHDGKRSITNTNTLIKSYPGIDGLKTGHTSEAGYCLVASVERDGFRLISVVMNTASEQQRNEASARLLDYGFRVFEHKVVVKENETVKDIPIQKGKKQTVDAYTAKSLQVVVFKGTSNQLRREIKPLGKSAPISKGEKVGELIVYQGEKELGRVDLLASEDVEKANIFILFFRWLWKLILDLIGQLKK; encoded by the coding sequence ATGAAAAGAAAATTATCCTTATTTATAAGCACAGTATTATTAACAATCATTTTAGGAACTGGGTTTGTTAATGCTGTAGAATTTGATATTCCAGCCAAGTCAGCTATATTAATAGATGCTAAAACGGGACAGGTTCTTTATGAAAAGGAAGCACATAAAAAATTACCCCCTGCCAGTATTACTAAAATTATGACTTTGCTTTTGGCTATGGAGGCCATTGAACGGGGAGAAGCCAGTTTAAATGATATGGTTTCTATTAGTAAAAGGGCAGAAAGTATGGGTGGTTCTCAAATTTATCTATCTACCCGGGACCGATTACCATTAAAGACATTATTGAAAGCAATCACAGTAGCTTCTGCTAATGATGCCTGTGTGGCTGTTGCAGAATATTTAGGTGGTACTGAGGAAAATTTTGTTAGAATGATGAACAAGAGAGCCAGGGAATTGGGAATGGTAAATACCCATTTTGTAAATTCTACAGGATTACCTGCAGAGAATCATTATACAACAGCATATGACATCTCTTTAATGGCACGTGAGTTAATTAAATATAAAGAGATTCGAAAATGGGCTCGAATTTGGCATGAGACGATTCAACTCCATGACGGCAAACGTTCTATAACCAATACCAATACTTTAATTAAAAGCTATCCAGGTATTGATGGGCTCAAAACAGGGCATACGTCTGAAGCTGGATATTGTCTTGTTGCTTCTGTTGAACGTGATGGATTCCGTTTGATTTCTGTAGTTATGAACACAGCTTCAGAACAACAGCGTAATGAAGCCAGTGCAAGATTACTTGATTATGGTTTTAGAGTATTTGAGCATAAAGTAGTGGTAAAAGAAAATGAAACTGTTAAGGATATTCCTATTCAAAAAGGGAAAAAGCAAACGGTAGATGCTTATACTGCTAAGAGTTTACAGGTTGTAGTTTTCAAAGGAACATCTAATCAACTCCGTAGAGAAATTAAACCTCTTGGTAAGTCTGCTCCTATATCTAAAGGTGAGAAGGTTGGCGAGCTTATCGTTTACCAGGGTGAAAAGGAATTGGGACGTGTAGATTTACTGGCTTCGGAAGATGTGGAAAAGGCCAATATCTTTATTCTTTTCTTTAGATGGCTTTGGAAACTAATCCTTGATTTGATTGGACAATTGAAAAAGTAG
- a CDS encoding SpoIID/LytB domain-containing protein: protein MKKKNVVFLLIFVLLGVGIVGCNRTRVKGIKEPGTMKEEPEVIVILEETGEQKKMKLEDYIAGVVAGEMKPNWPENAYAAQAIIARTFALEYMDRKNTNRISSSFEEAQAFKPENVTDIIRRAVSKTRGEVALYNGKYIRAWFHSSAAGQTTTAKAGLAFKEEEPPYITSVKSPDDLAPPDIKNWTVSFDNASIADALAQITGVQANKISDIKITKKDHTGRATKIRIVYDGGSREVDAPKFRSALDPMKLKSTLIKEIFKEGENFVFKGSGFGHGVGMSQWGAHKMAKEGKSPEEIVKYYFKDIEIKKVYN, encoded by the coding sequence GTGAAAAAAAAGAATGTAGTATTTTTATTAATTTTTGTTCTTTTAGGTGTAGGAATAGTGGGATGTAATAGGACCAGAGTTAAAGGAATTAAAGAACCTGGTACAATGAAAGAGGAGCCGGAAGTAATAGTAATTTTGGAAGAAACAGGAGAACAGAAAAAAATGAAATTAGAAGATTATATTGCTGGAGTGGTGGCCGGTGAGATGAAGCCTAATTGGCCGGAAAATGCCTATGCTGCTCAAGCAATTATTGCCCGGACTTTTGCGTTGGAGTACATGGATCGTAAGAATACTAACCGGATAAGTTCCAGTTTCGAAGAAGCACAGGCTTTTAAACCTGAAAATGTCACCGATATCATCCGACGTGCTGTATCAAAGACCCGTGGTGAAGTTGCCCTTTACAATGGAAAATATATTCGAGCCTGGTTTCACTCCAGTGCAGCAGGACAGACTACAACAGCTAAAGCAGGATTGGCATTCAAAGAAGAGGAACCACCCTATATTACTAGTGTAAAATCTCCAGATGATCTGGCACCGCCTGATATTAAAAATTGGACTGTATCTTTCGATAATGCTTCCATTGCTGACGCGCTAGCTCAAATTACTGGTGTCCAGGCTAATAAAATTTCTGATATTAAAATTACCAAAAAAGATCACACAGGCCGTGCTACAAAAATCAGGATTGTTTATGATGGTGGTTCAAGAGAAGTTGATGCACCAAAATTCCGTAGTGCTCTCGATCCAATGAAACTAAAATCTACACTAATTAAAGAGATCTTTAAAGAAGGAGAAAATTTTGTTTTTAAAGGTTCAGGATTCGGTCATGGTGTTGGAATGAGTCAATGGGGTGCACATAAGATGGCTAAGGAAGGAAAGAGTCCTGAGGAGATTGTTAAATACTATTTTAAAGATATTGAAATTAAGAAAGTTTATAACTAA
- a CDS encoding FecCD family ABC transporter permease encodes MQKKRFYIWMIILIISVIILGMIAAAIGPAGISLKELWKIIIGSNEMNRVYKTILFKIRIPRIILSYLVGAALATAGVIMQGLIQNPMADPYIVGTSAGAGLGATIAIVFNLNFKFMGLSTVPLFAFVGAVLAVFLVYQLARQGSKVPVVHFLLAGMAVGFLLGALTSLVMVLGIKDHYKIVYWLMGSLAKASWKEVYIILPYLVTGLFVTLYIARDLNLILLGEETAHNMGVNVEQLKRIVLITAALLTASAVSVSGVIGFVGLIIPHIVRMITGPDHRRLIPAASIFGGGFLMLSDTIARTVAAPTEIPVGVITALFGGPFFLYQLRKSRKI; translated from the coding sequence ATGCAGAAAAAAAGATTTTATATTTGGATGATAATATTGATCATAAGTGTAATTATTTTAGGAATGATAGCAGCAGCAATAGGACCTGCTGGAATTTCTTTAAAAGAGTTGTGGAAGATAATTATAGGTTCTAATGAGATGAACCGGGTTTATAAAACGATTTTATTTAAAATTCGGATACCACGGATTATTTTGAGCTATCTTGTAGGTGCTGCCCTGGCTACAGCTGGAGTGATTATGCAGGGGTTAATCCAGAACCCAATGGCTGATCCGTATATTGTAGGAACCTCAGCAGGTGCAGGTCTGGGGGCAACAATAGCTATTGTCTTTAATTTGAATTTTAAATTTATGGGTTTAAGTACGGTTCCATTATTTGCTTTTGTTGGAGCGGTTTTGGCGGTTTTTTTAGTCTATCAGCTGGCACGTCAGGGATCTAAAGTCCCTGTGGTTCACTTTCTATTAGCGGGAATGGCTGTTGGATTCTTGCTGGGTGCATTAACTTCATTGGTAATGGTGCTTGGAATTAAAGATCATTATAAGATAGTTTACTGGCTTATGGGAAGTCTGGCTAAAGCCAGTTGGAAAGAAGTGTATATTATCTTACCCTATCTGGTAACAGGTTTATTTGTAACCCTATATATAGCCAGGGATTTAAATTTGATTCTTTTGGGTGAGGAAACAGCTCATAATATGGGTGTGAATGTTGAGCAGTTAAAGAGAATTGTATTGATTACAGCAGCTTTATTAACAGCATCTGCGGTTTCAGTTAGCGGAGTGATAGGTTTCGTAGGATTAATCATTCCACATATTGTGCGAATGATTACAGGGCCAGATCATCGGCGGTTGATTCCTGCTGCCAGTATTTTTGGTGGTGGCTTTTTGATGTTAAGTGATACAATTGCAAGAACGGTAGCAGCTCCAACGGAAATTCCCGTAGGTGTGATTACTGCACTTTTTGGTGGGCCGTTTTTTCTCTACCAACTACGGAAGAGTAGAAAGATTTGA
- a CDS encoding heme ABC transporter ATP-binding protein, with protein sequence MKPMIRCIDLSFGYNSNLIIKNINLEIKSGEFVGIIGPNGSGKSTLLKLLSGVLVPENGKIYLNGKPLDQIRIKDLARQMAVVPQNTEVLYDFSAYEIVAMGRYPHQGRWNRESIQDYRVIRKVMKQTGTWKLRNQSIKSLSGGERQRVIIARALAQEPQIILLDEPTSSLDINYQIEIFDLLQELNRSGKTIIVVSHDLNLASQYCDHLLLISKGQIYASGTPDEVITVKNIRDVYNTEVIISRKYSGRPYVTLVSKRRLPEVRKDLPWVHLVCGGGSGQKIINFLLEEGYPISGGVLNQGDSDWQLLVQNDRPVVEERPFSAILPETYQELLERMEKADLIIVTDLPFGLGNLANLKAVLKMREAGKPVYLLEKVPIEKRDFTDGKAREIYEKLVLKGAKVVESMESLAVLLKKGGSI encoded by the coding sequence ATGAAACCAATGATAAGGTGTATTGATCTGAGTTTTGGATATAATTCAAATTTAATTATTAAAAATATAAATCTGGAAATTAAAAGTGGAGAATTTGTCGGAATTATTGGACCGAACGGTTCTGGTAAATCCACTCTATTAAAACTTCTTTCCGGGGTATTGGTTCCTGAGAATGGTAAAATCTATTTAAATGGAAAACCATTAGATCAGATTAGGATAAAGGATTTAGCCCGACAGATGGCAGTTGTTCCCCAGAATACAGAGGTTTTATATGATTTTTCAGCATACGAGATTGTAGCTATGGGCCGTTATCCCCACCAGGGACGTTGGAATAGGGAAAGTATACAAGACTATAGGGTAATTCGTAAGGTAATGAAACAGACGGGAACATGGAAGTTAAGAAATCAAAGTATAAAAAGTTTAAGTGGTGGAGAAAGACAGCGGGTAATTATCGCCCGGGCATTGGCCCAGGAACCTCAGATTATCTTATTAGATGAACCGACTTCCAGTCTGGATATTAATTATCAGATTGAAATCTTTGATCTCTTACAGGAATTAAATCGGTCTGGGAAAACTATAATTGTGGTCTCCCATGATTTAAATCTGGCATCTCAATATTGTGATCATCTGTTACTTATCTCTAAAGGTCAGATTTATGCTTCTGGTACACCCGATGAAGTAATAACAGTTAAAAATATCAGGGATGTCTATAATACAGAGGTTATTATCTCACGGAAGTATAGCGGACGACCTTATGTGACTCTGGTCTCTAAACGAAGGTTACCCGAAGTACGTAAAGATTTGCCCTGGGTACATCTTGTCTGCGGGGGCGGTTCGGGTCAGAAAATAATTAACTTTCTTTTAGAAGAAGGTTATCCGATTAGTGGTGGAGTTTTAAATCAGGGCGATTCGGATTGGCAACTTCTGGTACAGAATGATCGACCGGTGGTGGAGGAGAGACCTTTTTCTGCGATTTTACCTGAAACATATCAGGAATTGTTAGAAAGAATGGAGAAGGCGGATTTGATTATTGTCACAGATCTGCCCTTTGGTTTAGGGAATCTGGCTAATTTGAAAGCTGTTTTAAAGATGAGAGAGGCAGGAAAGCCCGTATATCTGTTGGAAAAAGTTCCAATTGAAAAGCGGGATTTTACAGATGGTAAGGCTAGAGAAATCTATGAGAAGTTGGTTCTTAAAGGGGCCAAAGTTGTAGAAAGTATGGAGAGTTTGGCGGTACTTTTAAAAAAAGGAGGTAGTATATGA